The following coding sequences lie in one Armatimonadota bacterium genomic window:
- a CDS encoding PEP-CTERM sorting domain-containing protein — protein sequence MKKIALIALALVSTGAFAQNLLGSGTTTGAPVWNRPSSLSGLSGVGTATPYVVIPFWVDVTGSYVMEANGAGAAPHTDTYIFLYGSSFNAATPLTNLLDGDDDFSGTFTVLTGSGQGLASSRMAAGETSNFTGGTAPVLVANSQYYLIVSGFGNTDQGSFDYGIGGGQGTVHAGAVPEPATMAILGVAALAAARRRKK from the coding sequence ATGAAAAAGATCGCTTTGATCGCGCTTGCCCTTGTTTCGACTGGCGCATTTGCCCAAAACCTGCTCGGTTCTGGCACCACCACTGGCGCGCCCGTGTGGAACCGCCCGTCGAGCCTCTCAGGCCTGTCCGGTGTCGGCACCGCCACTCCGTATGTCGTCATCCCGTTCTGGGTTGATGTGACCGGCAGCTACGTGATGGAAGCCAACGGCGCCGGTGCGGCCCCCCACACCGACACCTATATCTTCCTTTACGGCTCGTCGTTCAACGCGGCCACCCCGCTGACGAACCTGCTTGATGGCGACGACGACTTCAGCGGCACGTTCACCGTCCTTACTGGGTCGGGCCAAGGCCTCGCATCGTCCCGGATGGCAGCTGGCGAAACGTCGAACTTTACCGGTGGCACGGCTCCGGTCTTGGTCGCCAACAGCCAGTACTACCTGATCGTGTCCGGGTTCGGCAACACCGACCAAGGGTCGTTTGACTACGGGATCGGTGGCGGCCAGGGCACCGTCCATGCTGGCGCGGTTCCCGAACCGGCCACGATGGCCATCCTCGGCGTTGCTGCTCTTGCTGCGGCCCGCCGCCGCAAGAAATAA
- a CDS encoding primosomal protein N' (replication factor Y) - superfamily II helicase: DIGGDEQQITSYQTQYDRLTFKHVLLPIWSGAYRYGGRSWAYLVNGQTGEVRGEAPVSPWKVAIAVILGLIVVGLIIYLTSKSK, translated from the coding sequence TCGACATCGGGGGGGACGAGCAGCAGATCACTAGCTACCAAACCCAGTACGACCGGTTGACCTTCAAACACGTCCTGCTGCCGATTTGGAGCGGTGCCTACCGGTACGGCGGCCGGAGTTGGGCTTACTTGGTCAACGGCCAAACTGGTGAAGTGAGGGGCGAGGCACCTGTCAGCCCCTGGAAAGTCGCAATTGCCGTGATTTTGGGGCTTATCGTCGTCGGCCTTATCATCTACTTGACTTCGAAATCCAAATAG